Proteins found in one Micropterus dolomieu isolate WLL.071019.BEF.003 ecotype Adirondacks linkage group LG10, ASM2129224v1, whole genome shotgun sequence genomic segment:
- the fbxo16 gene encoding F-box only protein 16, whose protein sequence is MPLWPRSSANSVKMSTKLSTWTPLNHPLSNSKFVRWTDSQRRTVLQDFVLSCSVEQLMFLSLSVSRRLPLQAADFTCLLPRALSLYIFSFLDPRSLCRCARVSWHWKTIVELDQLWMPKCLRLGWCINFSPTPLEQGVWKRHYIQTAEELRLTSLQTASSQPQFVVPHVSTIRSTNEDLSELAFLSECPASSTQRLGSISRTGLRKEKKLTAPPPWRDSDRRPKDTLRFNYLENLDPIEQALKVRMKSRASICRSNTWKPDDGGKKTLSEANYEVRKAKSLMFLSSNTRPQHPPPHHHHYETQSRPSWAARSHDHPVTKEIANSMLRLTQWNAGIRPGPTRSAVPRLSAEALRASTRSHRSVPSTPLFEVPPRTVPASHTRDAAQHLRQEGVTTTALELHS, encoded by the exons ATGCCACTTTGGCCGAGGTCATCTGCAAACTCTGTTAAGATGTCGACCAAACTGAGCACCTGGACTCCTCTGAACCACCCGCTGTCCAACAGCAAG TTTGTCAGGTGGACTGACAGCCAGAGGAGGACGGTGCTGCAGGACTTTGTGTTGAGCTGTTCGGTGGAGCAGCTGATGTTCCTGAGCCTTAGCGTGAGCCGACGGCTCCCCCTGCAGGCTGCAGACTTCACCTGCCTGCTGCCCAGAGCCCTCAGCCTCTACATCTTCTCCTTCCTGGACCCACGCAGCCTCTGTCGGTGCGCCCGG GTGAGCTGGCACTGGAAGACCATAGTGGAACTGGACCAGCTGTGGATGCCAAAGTGTCTGAGGCTCGGCTGGTGCATCAACTTCTCCCCCACACCGTTGGAGCAGGGGGTCTGGAAGAGACACTACATCCAGACTGCGGAGGAACTGCGACTCACCTCGCTGCAG ACTGCCTCTTCCCAGCCTCAGTTTGTGGTTCCACATGTATCAACCATCAGGAGTACAAATGAAGATCTGTCAGAACTGGCCTTCCTCAGTGAGTGTCCAGCATCCAGCACCCAGAGGCTTGGAAGCATCTCCAGGACGGGATTGAGAAAGGAGAAGAAGCTGACTGCACCGCCGCCATGGAGAGATTCTGACAGACGTCCAAAAGACACATTACGCTTCAACTACTTGGAAAACCTGGACCCCATTGAACAAGCCCTCAAAGT GCGGATGAAAAGCAGAGCCTCCATCTGCCGCAGTAACACGTGGAAGCCAGACGACGGGGGCAAGAAAACACTGTCTGAGGCGAATTACGAAGTCCGCAAAGCCAAATCACTG ATGTTCCTCAGCTCCAACACCAGACCccaacatcctcctcctcatcatcatcattatgaGACCCAGTCTCGACCATCTTGGGCGGCTCGCAGTCATGACCACCCCGTCACCAAGGAGATTGCCAACAGCATGCTCCGCCTGACCCAGTGGAATGCCGGGATCCGTCCGGGACCGACGAGATCGGCGGTTCCCCGGCTGAGTGCGGAGGCGCTCAGGGCGTCAACGCGCTCACACCGGAGCGTTCCCA GCACACCACTGTTTGAGGTTCCACCCAGGACCGTGCCTGCTTCACACACACGGGATGCAGCGCAGCACCTACGCCAGGAAGGCGTCACAACAACTGCTTTAGAGCTGCACTCTTGA